From the genome of Croceibacterium atlanticum:
GTGCCGAACAGCTGAAGAATCCAGTCAGACACCGGATCGGCGGGCGGAGCCCCATTCCATCCAGCCCGCCCAGCGCGGCATTTTCGGGAAATATTCCTGGCCGATCGGCTCTACGTCGAAGCCGGCTCCTCTGAAGGCAGAACCGATTTCGCGGGTCAGGTGGCAATTGCCCATCACCCGTTTCCAAACCGGCTCTATCCGTTTCTGCCACCTCGCCGGGCCGGGATCCGGTGCCTTGCCGTGTTCCAAAAACAGAAGCCTGCCGCCGGGCTTCAATATACGGCGCATTTCCGCCATCACCTGGCCCGGATCTTCCACCGAACATAATGTATAGGTGCAGACCACCGTATCGAAAGCGCCATCTTCGAACGGGATATTCTCGCCAAAACCGTGTCTTATATCGGCTTCCCAACCCTGCTCCCGGGCGCGGGCACGCGCGCCTTCCAGCAGGGATGCATTGGGATCGATGCCGGAGAAACCCGTCACCCGTTCCCTGTCGTAATGTATCTGGTTGAGTCCGCCGCCACAGCCAAGTTCAAACACTCTGCCTTCGGCGAGCGGGACGACCTTCGCGCGCAGTTCCGATACTTCTTCCTGGCCGCATGCCGAGGTAATCACCCGCGGCAGGATCTTTTCATCGTACCAGTTGCGAATACCCATGGCTGTCTCTCCCCCTCGTTTTTCGGCAGCTTATCCGAAATTTACGAATGGGGAACAGGCTTTCACCCCCGGCAGGCTTCGCGCAGGCGGGTCGCGATCCTGTTCATGTCCGACTTGATCTGCATCGCCAGATCTCCATCCGTCAGAGGCGCCCAGCGGGAAAATTGCGGCATGGACAGCCCGATCCGCAATGTTCCGCCCCATTCGCCATCTCTACGCACTGCCCGCACAGGCTGGCCAAGCCGCAAGCCGCCATCTGCCAGGTCGCTATGCAGCTTGCGCGCATCGTCGAATGTTCGCGCACAAGGTAATGAACTGACATCCAGCGTCGCCAGCGTACGCATTTCGATTGGATGTTCGCGCGCTTCCCCCGCTTCTTCCGGGGCATGCGGCT
Proteins encoded in this window:
- a CDS encoding class I SAM-dependent methyltransferase, translated to MGIRNWYDEKILPRVITSACGQEEVSELRAKVVPLAEGRVFELGCGGGLNQIHYDRERVTGFSGIDPNASLLEGARARAREQGWEADIRHGFGENIPFEDGAFDTVVCTYTLCSVEDPGQVMAEMRRILKPGGRLLFLEHGKAPDPGPARWQKRIEPVWKRVMGNCHLTREIGSAFRGAGFDVEPIGQEYFPKMPRWAGWMEWGSARRSGV